Genomic DNA from Hordeum vulgare subsp. vulgare chromosome 2H, MorexV3_pseudomolecules_assembly, whole genome shotgun sequence:
TCGATGAAAACTTGCAGATCCCAATGGTACGTGCTAATCATGGGAAAGTATTGCTAATCATCCACTTAATCTTGGTTAGTACAAGATTAATGATAGAGCATGAGCTAGTTAGAGTGACAGTTAATTACCGTTGGACGTGCAGGTCCTATGTACCACAACGGCATGTACCACTTGTTCTACCAGTACAACCCTCGCGGCCCGACCTGGGGCGACGGCAAGCTCTCATGGGGCCACTCTGTCTCCGGCGACCTCGTGAACTGGGCCGACGTTGGCAACGCATTGGACCCCACTTCCCCATTTGACGTCAACGGTTGCTGGTCAGGCTCGGCCACCGTCCTCCCCGGCGGCCGCCCGGCGATCCTTTACACGGGCATGGACGACGCCGACAAGGCGCAGGTGCAGAACGTGGCCTTCGCCAAGAACCCCTCTGACCCGCTCCTCCGCGAGTGGGAGAAGCCCAGCTGCAACCCGGTCATCCCCATGCCGGCGGACGTCACCGGCAACAACTTCCGCGACCCCACGGAGGCGTGGCGTGGCCGCGACGGCCTGTGGagggtcgccgtcgccgccgaggTCCGCGGCGTTGGCTCCTTGCTCGTGTACCGGAGCGCGGACTTCCTCCACTGGGAGCGCAACGCTGGCGCGCCTCTGCATGTCGCCAGCGCGCGCGACGGGGACGCCCCGGCCGTGCTGGAGTGCCCGGACCTGTTCCCGATGGCGGCACCCGGCGCGATAGAGGGGCTCGACGTGTCGGCGAGCCACGCCGGGGTGTTGCACGTGCTGAAGCTCAGCGACTTCGCCAAGGAGGACCACTACATGGTCGGGCGGTACGACGACGAGGCGGACACCTTCGCGCCGGCAGAGCCCGATCGCGGCGGCGACTGCGCAAACTGGCGCCGGCTCGACCACGGCCACCTGTACGCGTCCAAGTCCTTCTACGACGCCCGCAAGAAGCGACGCGTGCTGTGGGCGTGGGTCGACGAgaccgacggcggcggcgtcgCCAGAGGCTGGGCCGGCATCCAGGCGTTCCCGAGGGCGATGTGGCTGGACGCCGACGGGAAGCGGCTGGTTCAGTGGCCAGTCGAAGAGATCGAGACGCTGAGGAGGAAGCGGGTCGGCCTGCAGTGGGCGACGGAGGTGGAGGCCGGCGGCACGAAGGAGATCGCCGGCATCGTGGGCTCGCAGGCGGACGTGCAGGTGGTCTTCGAGGTCTCGAACCTGGAGGATGCCGAGACGTTGGACCCGAAGTGGCTGCAGGATCCGGCGGGGCTGTCCGCCGAGAAGGGCGCGTCAGTGCCGGGCGGAGTCGGCCCGTTCGGGCTGCTGGTCATGGCTTCCGGCGACCTGAAGGAGCACACCGCCGTCTTCTTCAGGGTGTTCAGGCACACTGACAAGTACAAGGTCCTCATGTGCACCGACCTCACAAAGTAAGTATCCTTGACACTTTTTGAAGAGAACACGACAGTTTGTGAATCAAGAAAGAAAAGATCACCATTTCTGAACATCTTGTTGCAAACATGAAAATTGCACAGGTCATCTGGGAAAGCAGAAGGGGTAAAAATCCCATCCTACGGGGCATTTCTGGACGTGGACTTGGAGAAGGACAAGACCTTGTCGCTCAGAACACTGGTGAGTTTACCCCATCTACCTTGAAAAACCAATGCAGAGCATACCCACAACatggtactccctccattccataaTTCCATAATATAGTGCTTATAGATTTATTTAAAATTTAAACTTTGTCAATTGTGACCAACTTTATAGAGCAAATTATGTAAATCTACACTGCCAAACATATATATTATGAAAATATAACTCATGACTCATGATGTGCATTTGGTATTCTAGATGTAcctttttttctaaaaatatggtCAAATTTTATAATGTTTGACTTACAAAAAAAAAGTACACACACTACATtatgaaacagagggagtacaagcAAGAGGTGAAATGCATAAAATCACCACAATAGTGTTGCGAACCACCACAATAGGGTCGCAGAGTTTCTACTCCCGACCTCATTTGAGCTCGACGAACAGTAAGAtaaaaaatctgatttttttttaCCAACATTGACAAAAGTTTTAAGTGTGTGTAAAAATTCAGCATGAAATAACATTACTATAAAGCATAGCAAAAAAATGATACTCTAATAATGCGCTATAAGGCgtggcaaaaaaaaaaaatcaatactCTAAAAATGCGCATTTTTAGAGTATCGATTTTGTTTTTTTGCCACCCCTTATAGGAATGTTATTTCATGCCAATTTTTTGCATGCATTTGAAATTTGTCAATGTTGGTCATatttttttttccagattttattgatttttttttgttttattgtttGCCGAGCTCATTTGAGTTCTGGACCATAAGGGCACTTTCGCCACAATAGTGtcttgatatgcaaaataaataaaatggtaTCATGATATACAAAAGAAACTCGTGGCAGTTTTTTTTTTGCCAACTCGGCCTAATGGACGGGTCGGACAGCTAGAGACGCCATCAAATCAATTACAAGTACTTACTGTTAGTGTTTTTCACCACCGTTAATAATAGTGTTCGGTGCATTTTGTCATATGGTGGTTTTTTGCAATTCCGTATGCGATTGTGGTTGATTTTATGCATTTCATTCGGAGTAGGCCGATATCATTAACACACATTGTATACACACAGATCGATCACACCATTGTGGAGAGCTTCGCCGATGGCGGGAGGACGTGCATGACGGCTCGCATGTATCCGGAGCATGCGACCACAAGCAGCAGCCGGTTGTACGCATTCAACTATGGTGTTGGCGCCTTGAAGGTGTCGAAGTTGGAGGCGTGGGAGCTTGCGACGGCAACCGTAAACAGTGAAGATGTTATATAGCTTGGTTGCGATGAACGTAAGTGGAGCGGCCTTATGGTTGTAGGAGGGTGCGGAGGTGGCTAAGGGTCAGTTTTTTTGTTGGTGTTTTTAAGCTTCTAGAATAAGTTACCCCCTATGCAATTTATTTTAAAAGCCcgatcaaaaaaatatttttaaaagtcTACAAGTCAAGTCTTAATTAGTAGACATCTAGAAAAGTAAATTTAATTTGGCTTTTAGAATAAGTTGGGTAAGGGGTAACTTATTCCAGCTTACTAAAAGCCAGCAAAAGAACTGACCCTAAGCCTTtcatggtaatttgtgatgatTTATGCTACTTTGTGTAAATGAAACAATTAAAAATATGTTGGAGTGAGTAACGATTAAGGACGATTTAGTAAATCAAACGCGAGATTCCATTAAAGCAAGCGGTTTTATGTTGTATCGTGTGTTTCTATTGCATCTCATTTTTTTTTAGATGCATTGTTTCTAACGCGCCTCCTGTTTTCAACACTGTTTCTGCTGCTACAGTCTGTACGGCCTAAAACAACATTGTTTTTACTAGTTAAGAAACCGGCTAGGAAGTTAAGCCCTAAATGAAATACATTTTTGGCAGGTATAAAGTAAGGACGACTGCTACAAATTAGATTAATTTGTTCGGATTCATCGGGATCAGCCACCGTATAATCAAATAAGATTAGACGTTTCTGGCAGGTCCCTTTTCTATACCGCATCGCAATTCGACTTGTGTGGCTCCCAAGTCCGAGCCCGGTTCAAAAACAAATTTGGATCCCAAAATCCTGGCCCGAACGCTGTTTTGTGAAACAATCACGTGTAAGCCCGACCCGAATACACTTCTGGGCTGCAAAATGGAGACCAAACCCGGCCCAAACAAAAATTAAGCCTGATGTCCTTTTTCTCCAAGCCGAGTTATCGGGCCGGGttgtccatgatcatgtttacttTGCATCCTCTTTTCATCATGTTTTTCTCCAAGCCGAGTTATCGAACCGCGCTGTCCATAATCATGTTTACTTTGCCTCCTTCTTTCATCATTTCTCCAAGCCGAGTTATTGAATTGGGctgtccatgatcatgtttacttTGCCtccttcttccatcatctttttcTTCAAGCCGAGTTATCGGACCGGAttgtccatgatcatgtttacttTGCCCCCTTCCTACTTTATGTTTTTCTCCAAGCTGAGTTATCGGACCGGATTGTTGATGATCATGTTTACTTTGGGCCCTTCTCCCATCATGACACATCGGGCGGCAACGTAACCGTCCACTGCTTAGCTCAAGAACAGAACATTTGATTCCTGAAAAAAAAAACGGCATTTGATTGGTACtagatttttgttgttgtttttttccttgTCGACGAGGTGGTTGCAGCACTGCGCACGACACTCGCAAAGCCACCGCGAGTCCGCGACGCAGAACTCTCTCCCTCGCCTGCTAGGTGGTTCCCCGGcggcccgctgccgctgccgcttccGGCGGTGGCCTTCAACTCCCGCGTCGCCCATCCACACGTGCCCGTCTCGCCGCCAGTAGATCCGGCGGCAGCCGCGGAGCTAGTCGAGCAGTCCCTGGACGGAACAGAATTAATGCGCGCCGTTCCTGGCCGTGGGCAGGCCGCCGCGGTGAAGGCCAACTCCGGCCTCCCCGTGCCACCTCCCCCTTCGGCAGAGTCATTCGGTTCAACCCTGGCCAGCAGCCCTTCCTGTTCGGTCTCCGGTATGCGCAGCTTCGGCGGATTTTGTGCTTTTTTTGGGGAGGTGCTAAAGTATTTTGTTGCAAAGCCAAGTCTGAATATACATACTGCAATGTGTTCTGGGGTCGCAAATTGAAAATTTTCGAAAGGACGAAGTTCAATGGTGGCGTTGATTCCCTAACTTGCCAATCTCACAGAACCATTCAGGTGGGAAGCCTATAATACATACTCCTACTAGACACATAATTTCATCCTCTGGTTCTGCATATTCGatgcctttttttcttttccacaTGATATATCGGCATGTCCAGTTTATTTGAGGGGATGTTTCATTACATCTGAATGAGTGTGTTGTCTGACCGATTGTCAGGGCCGCTGTTGAATCACCATGTCCACAGAACAATTTCTACCGGGTGAGAATGCTGGGAACACGACGGACAGTGCGGTATGTAGCACTCTTATACTCTGAAGTCTCGAATTTGTTTGCTACATGATCAAACAAATTATGTAATTTACAGTATGCCGATCCTTCAAAATTCACTACCAGTAGTGTGCTAACAAGTATTTAGTCATCGTTGCATATAGCTGGTCTGTTAGGTTCTGACAAAGGGCAGCAACACACCCCTTTTTTTTGTATTCTGGTGTCCGTTGGGCTCAGTAAATCAGTATGAACTATGAAGTGTACAAATAAGAGAACACTTCCATGTTTTCATTATAACAAATAATAATACAACTAAACAAAGATAGAAAAAACAACActgttatttcttttttcttaaaCTATATCCATGCTTTCTTGTTATTTTGCAGATTATGTCTAAGAacacatattttttattttcactcTACAATtctgtacttcctccgttcctaaataataattatccccaactataattatttaggtacagagggaagTAAATGGTACATGTATGGAAATAGTGAGTGTTGATAATAAATGGCCTTGGCAAGACAAATAGTACTATCTGGTGAATGTTAATGCTATTCTCAGCTTTGAATAagctattgatttttttctgcacTCGGCCTGACTTTTGTTCCAAATAAACATTGCTAATCTAAATTCGAAATTATTTCACATTAATAGGATATGGTTAAACCTTGTTTCTCGTGCATCTCTTGAAGCCGAATGGAATGACAGTTTGCAGAGTATACTCTTATGCAGATAATTGCCACCATTGTTTTGAAAGCGTCCTGCCTTAGACGCTTAGGCGATAAGGCGCCCTGGCAGCGCCTTACAAATATGCCCGCCTTATGCGCTTAGGCGTCGCCTAGGCGCTAAGGCGGGTGGTGCTCGCCTTAGGTCGCCTTACCGCCTTATAAACAATGATTGCCACAAGACGGCTGCTGAGGCCATAGCATAATTTTCAGAGGAGCTTCCTTCTGGGTGGGAGAATGCCCTTCGAGTTAGTGTTCTGAACCCTGCATGTCCTGCTCATTCAATATTTCATCACATGTCATAGTATATGTTGGATTTTCATTGTTCTGTTCGGTTTGTATTAGTGTATAATGTATCTGTACTGTATGAGCTCTTGTATAGATGATGCTCTATGTTACAGTAGGTGTGCGTGCTGCAGTTTGTACCCATGTACATGTCCGAGAGTAGTGGGCAACCCATGATCCCCACTAGGCTAGGAGTGGCTCCAACCTGTACTTATATTCTCTGCCTATGGCTGAATCAAAGTGTGGTCAATTCCCTCTTATTCTCTATCATAACAGTTTGTCTGCTTTTACTCCTATCCCTTCTGATGCTTTCGGGCACTGATTTCAACAGTAGGTGAATGTTCTTGCTAAATTTACCAAGGTTTCTTGAATAGTCATAGTGCCGATCTTGCAACATTAAATATGCTATCTGCATACCCTAGAGGTTTTCAAGCAGCTACGCTAGCTGTAAATAATCTTCTGTCTGCATAATTAGCCATTTGCTTACCAGCTTAATAATGCATAGAGAGTTTTCTCAATCCTCctgctactcttgtagaactgttTTCCTAACTTTGT
This window encodes:
- the LOC123430931 gene encoding beta-fructofuranosidase, insoluble isoenzyme 7-like isoform X1 produces the protein MDGAQNLNHGRTAYHFQPAKYWQNDPNGPMYHNGMYHLFYQYNPRGPTWGDGKLSWGHSVSGDLVNWADVGNALDPTSPFDVNGCWSGSATVLPGGRPAILYTGMDDADKAQVQNVAFAKNPSDPLLREWEKPSCNPVIPMPADVTGNNFRDPTEAWRGRDGLWRVAVAAEVRGVGSLLVYRSADFLHWERNAGAPLHVASARDGDAPAVLECPDLFPMAAPGAIEGLDVSASHAGVLHVLKLSDFAKEDHYMVGRYDDEADTFAPAEPDRGGDCANWRRLDHGHLYASKSFYDARKKRRVLWAWVDETDGGGVARGWAGIQAFPRAMWLDADGKRLVQWPVEEIETLRRKRVGLQWATEVEAGGTKEIAGIVGSQADVQVVFEVSNLEDAETLDPKWLQDPAGLSAEKGASVPGGVGPFGLLVMASGDLKEHTAVFFRVFRHTDKYKVLMCTDLTKSSGKAEGVKIPSYGAFLDVDLEKDKTLSLRTLIDHTIVESFADGGRTCMTARMYPEHATTSSSRLYAFNYGVGALKVSKLEAWELATATVNSEDVI
- the LOC123430931 gene encoding beta-fructofuranosidase, insoluble isoenzyme 7-like isoform X2; translation: MYHNGMYHLFYQYNPRGPTWGDGKLSWGHSVSGDLVNWADVGNALDPTSPFDVNGCWSGSATVLPGGRPAILYTGMDDADKAQVQNVAFAKNPSDPLLREWEKPSCNPVIPMPADVTGNNFRDPTEAWRGRDGLWRVAVAAEVRGVGSLLVYRSADFLHWERNAGAPLHVASARDGDAPAVLECPDLFPMAAPGAIEGLDVSASHAGVLHVLKLSDFAKEDHYMVGRYDDEADTFAPAEPDRGGDCANWRRLDHGHLYASKSFYDARKKRRVLWAWVDETDGGGVARGWAGIQAFPRAMWLDADGKRLVQWPVEEIETLRRKRVGLQWATEVEAGGTKEIAGIVGSQADVQVVFEVSNLEDAETLDPKWLQDPAGLSAEKGASVPGGVGPFGLLVMASGDLKEHTAVFFRVFRHTDKYKVLMCTDLTKSSGKAEGVKIPSYGAFLDVDLEKDKTLSLRTLIDHTIVESFADGGRTCMTARMYPEHATTSSSRLYAFNYGVGALKVSKLEAWELATATVNSEDVI